The following proteins are co-located in the Pedobacter sp. FW305-3-2-15-E-R2A2 genome:
- a CDS encoding RagB/SusD family nutrient uptake outer membrane protein, with product MRKYIKSILLIGIIWSVTGISCKKYLDRDPEAIVSEKTAFKDFRSFQGFTEELYNCIPDFTNRYWTNSWNWGDDEIQSTVENFHIVNKIDNGDFWGWQREFDGWGAGFMDNAGANTNNDRMTKGLYPLAWYGIRKANLGLEHMDLLVNATDEERNLIKGQLLFFRGWFHFMLMQYFGGLPYVDRVLPADEAFRLPRLKYQECAEKAAQDFRAAADLLPVSWDNTTAGAQTFGKNQLRINKIMALGYLGKNYLWAASPLMNYASTGSKTYHAEFSKKAAVAFAELLKLTESGSAPHKLIPFEKYSTNFYTVGQNFLIPGGTEAIFTGPYWGAHGSTYGTAKQYTPAVVGDGSLIFAPTANYVNYYGMKNGLPIANSAQADPAGSGYDPQSPWRDRDPRFYNDIVYDGVKVVQGTLAANMEVHRYANLFTNGSYRDNRSGSRTGYMLYKFVPSTANNFDQGWNYGQNLNIKVPYMRLADIYLMYAEAVATGYGSPSATVESFSKTAADAINVIRDRAGVGHVAAQFLASTDEFMKEVRRERAVELAFEGHRFNDLRRWRLLAEMPYTLKTAAEFDRASPLDPTMDKKLNKVVNYRERVILQRQFSEKHYWLPLKRADVNMYPEFSQNPGW from the coding sequence ATGAGAAAATATATAAAAAGCATATTACTGATAGGAATCATCTGGTCTGTGACCGGGATCTCCTGTAAAAAATATCTGGACAGAGATCCTGAAGCAATCGTTTCGGAAAAAACAGCGTTTAAAGATTTTCGTAGTTTTCAGGGCTTTACAGAAGAACTCTATAATTGTATCCCCGATTTCACCAACCGCTATTGGACCAACAGCTGGAATTGGGGAGATGACGAGATCCAGTCGACGGTAGAGAATTTTCACATTGTGAATAAAATTGACAATGGTGATTTCTGGGGCTGGCAAAGAGAATTTGATGGCTGGGGTGCCGGATTCATGGACAATGCCGGTGCCAACACCAACAATGACAGGATGACAAAAGGGCTATATCCTTTAGCCTGGTATGGAATACGTAAAGCCAATCTGGGTTTAGAGCACATGGATTTGCTGGTCAATGCCACAGATGAAGAACGCAATCTGATTAAAGGTCAGCTCTTGTTTTTCAGAGGATGGTTTCATTTTATGCTGATGCAGTATTTTGGTGGCCTGCCTTATGTAGACCGTGTATTACCTGCGGATGAAGCGTTTAGGTTACCCCGTTTAAAGTATCAGGAATGTGCGGAAAAAGCAGCACAAGATTTCAGGGCAGCAGCTGATCTGCTGCCGGTAAGCTGGGACAATACTACGGCAGGCGCCCAGACTTTCGGAAAAAATCAGTTGCGCATCAATAAAATTATGGCCTTAGGGTATTTGGGTAAAAACTACCTCTGGGCGGCCAGTCCCCTGATGAATTATGCTTCGACAGGTAGCAAAACTTACCATGCGGAGTTTAGTAAAAAGGCTGCTGTGGCATTTGCAGAGTTGTTGAAGTTAACTGAAAGTGGCTCGGCCCCTCATAAGCTGATCCCATTTGAAAAATACAGTACCAATTTTTACACCGTCGGACAAAACTTCCTGATCCCCGGTGGGACGGAAGCGATATTCACCGGACCTTACTGGGGAGCACATGGCTCAACCTATGGGACGGCAAAACAATATACCCCGGCAGTGGTAGGCGATGGCTCTCTGATCTTTGCCCCTACAGCTAATTATGTGAATTACTATGGGATGAAGAATGGCTTGCCAATCGCAAACTCAGCCCAGGCTGATCCTGCAGGCTCGGGATATGATCCCCAGTCTCCATGGCGCGACCGTGATCCAAGGTTTTACAATGACATCGTATACGACGGGGTTAAAGTTGTTCAGGGAACCCTGGCCGCTAATATGGAAGTGCACCGTTATGCCAACTTATTCACAAACGGAAGTTACCGGGATAACCGTTCGGGTAGCCGGACAGGATATATGCTTTACAAATTTGTGCCTTCCACAGCAAATAACTTTGATCAGGGCTGGAATTACGGACAGAACTTAAACATTAAAGTGCCTTACATGCGTCTCGCAGATATTTACCTGATGTATGCAGAGGCGGTAGCTACAGGTTACGGATCTCCGTCTGCGACGGTTGAAAGTTTTAGCAAAACGGCCGCAGATGCGATTAATGTGATCCGCGACCGGGCCGGAGTTGGACATGTGGCAGCGCAGTTTCTTGCTTCTACTGACGAGTTTATGAAAGAAGTAAGACGCGAACGTGCTGTTGAACTTGCTTTTGAGGGACACCGGTTCAACGATCTTCGCCGCTGGCGCTTATTGGCTGAGATGCCTTATACGTTGAAAACAGCAGCAGAATTTGATCGGGCCAGTCCATTAGATCCGACTATGGATAAAAAGCTCAACAAAGTTGTAAACTACCGTGAACGTGTGATTTTGCAACGCCAGTTTAGTGAAAAACATTATTGGTTGCCGCTGAAAAGAGCCGATGTGAATATGTATCCGGAGTTTTCTCAAAACCCTGGCTGGTAG
- a CDS encoding SusC/RagA family TonB-linked outer membrane protein, producing MMKYLRKAMVLCVLLTLFSGVIKGQDAVKISIKAIVRGLNGEPVKGATISSAANELLVISDQSGVFSMEVPAKTVLTVSATGYKSSSVTAIPDLQQITLSEEQRVVPIGFRTVEERDLPGGLSNVNVSKIFEKNFMTSGLENMEAFAPGFNGNSLNGNNLWGMSSSLLLVDGVPRDIGSITPNEIDQITFLKSAAAVALYGSRGAKGVILISTKRGTNSKQKIAFRTNAGLNVPKRFPGYLGSSEYMTLYNEALVNDGLAPAYTAEAIYNHSQGNPYRYPSVDYYSSEYLKSNFGRYDGVAEISGGNERARYYTNVGFNSSGSLLDFGEAKENGSTNRFNIRGNVDMQLTKALKARVDASAVFSNGGGVNTDYWGSAATLRPHLFTPLIPINLIEESDQASWAMVNTANLINGKYVLGGTQIDQTNPFAAIYAGGNNKFVQREFQFTTGIDADLSGILKGLSFNAGLGIDYFNRYNQGYRNGYATYQPGWTTYSGSDLISGLTRWGEDTKPGVQTIADSWYRQTISLSSQLNYNTVINEKHQISAVFLGAAYRQAQSEIYQPVTNSNLGLQLGYNFSRKYYAEFTGALVRSPKMPPGNRVAFSPAGTIGWRISEEPFMKSASFINNLTITASAGILNTDLDFDEYFAYQSIYTATGGNWFGWNDGSGTQSFDSRRGTNMDLTFAKRKEISLGVQGAMFNNQFGFSANVFRNHITGIIGQYNVLYPSYFTQGFPNSSFVPYSNYNGDQRTGLDFQLNFNKRIGAVQWTIGASGSYYSTKATKRPDAYTYGDQYQYRQGKPLDAIWGLVSDGFYMNASEVAAADGINQPRSAFGSTLAPGDIRYKDQNGDKIIDNQDQVYLGRGGWFGAPLTLGLNLTAKWKNFTFFVLGTGRFGASAMKSDNYFWVNGSDKYSSVVRNRWTEATQNTATFPRLTTQNGDNNFRASDFWMYRTDRFDLSKVQVSYTISDKLLKSKVLKELGVYVAGFNLLTVAKEREIMEMNFGGAPQTRLYNLGVKAMF from the coding sequence ATGATGAAATATTTAAGAAAAGCAATGGTCTTGTGCGTCTTACTTACGTTATTTAGCGGCGTAATCAAGGGGCAGGATGCCGTTAAAATATCTATAAAAGCCATTGTCCGCGGTTTAAACGGGGAGCCTGTAAAAGGAGCAACAATAAGTTCCGCAGCAAATGAATTGCTGGTCATATCCGATCAGTCGGGTGTGTTTTCCATGGAAGTGCCTGCTAAAACAGTATTAACGGTAAGTGCAACAGGTTATAAAAGTTCATCGGTTACTGCAATACCTGATCTGCAGCAAATCACTTTAAGCGAGGAGCAGCGGGTCGTTCCGATTGGCTTTAGAACGGTAGAGGAGCGGGACCTTCCGGGTGGCCTGTCGAATGTGAACGTTTCAAAAATCTTTGAGAAAAATTTCATGACCTCCGGACTGGAAAACATGGAAGCCTTTGCTCCGGGATTCAATGGCAATAGCCTCAACGGGAACAACCTCTGGGGCATGAGTAGTTCTTTATTATTGGTAGACGGTGTTCCGCGTGATATCGGTAGCATCACCCCGAATGAGATCGATCAGATTACTTTTCTCAAAAGTGCCGCTGCTGTTGCCCTTTATGGAAGCCGTGGTGCTAAAGGGGTAATTTTGATATCCACGAAAAGAGGAACCAATTCCAAACAGAAAATCGCATTTCGTACCAACGCAGGACTGAATGTGCCCAAAAGGTTTCCCGGATACCTTGGCTCTTCAGAATATATGACCTTGTATAATGAAGCACTGGTAAATGACGGATTGGCTCCGGCATATACTGCGGAGGCGATCTATAATCATTCTCAGGGAAACCCATACCGTTATCCAAGTGTAGACTATTATTCTTCGGAATACCTTAAAAGCAACTTTGGAAGATATGATGGTGTGGCAGAGATTTCCGGAGGTAACGAACGGGCCCGCTATTATACCAATGTTGGATTTAATTCTTCCGGTTCGCTGCTGGATTTTGGCGAAGCCAAAGAGAATGGCAGTACAAACCGTTTTAATATACGCGGTAATGTAGACATGCAGTTAACCAAGGCATTGAAAGCAAGAGTGGATGCCAGTGCTGTATTTTCCAATGGCGGGGGTGTAAATACTGATTATTGGGGCAGCGCGGCAACTTTACGTCCGCACCTGTTTACCCCGCTTATTCCCATCAATTTGATAGAGGAAAGTGATCAGGCAAGCTGGGCAATGGTGAATACTGCCAATCTCATAAACGGCAAATATGTATTGGGTGGAACCCAAATCGATCAGACGAATCCTTTCGCTGCCATTTATGCAGGCGGTAACAATAAGTTTGTGCAGCGGGAATTTCAGTTTACTACAGGAATAGATGCTGATTTGAGTGGCATCTTAAAAGGGCTTTCATTTAATGCAGGCCTGGGAATAGATTACTTTAACCGCTACAATCAAGGTTACCGCAATGGCTACGCGACTTATCAGCCGGGCTGGACAACCTATTCCGGTTCAGACCTTATCTCCGGCCTGACCCGTTGGGGAGAAGATACCAAACCTGGCGTTCAAACGATTGCAGATAGTTGGTACAGACAAACCATCTCCTTGTCCAGCCAGCTTAATTATAATACCGTTATCAACGAAAAACATCAAATTTCTGCTGTATTTTTAGGTGCAGCATATCGTCAGGCGCAATCTGAAATCTACCAGCCGGTTACCAATTCAAATCTGGGCCTGCAGCTGGGGTATAATTTCAGCCGTAAATATTACGCGGAGTTCACAGGCGCGCTTGTCCGCTCCCCAAAAATGCCTCCGGGAAACCGCGTGGCATTCTCACCAGCGGGTACCATAGGCTGGAGGATAAGCGAAGAGCCTTTTATGAAATCCGCATCCTTTATTAACAACCTGACCATTACTGCATCAGCGGGGATTCTCAATACTGATCTCGATTTTGACGAATACTTTGCTTATCAAAGCATTTATACGGCAACAGGTGGCAACTGGTTTGGCTGGAACGATGGTTCGGGCACACAGTCTTTTGATTCCCGTCGGGGAACTAATATGGATTTGACATTTGCTAAAAGGAAAGAAATTAGCCTAGGTGTACAAGGGGCTATGTTTAATAACCAGTTCGGCTTTAGTGCCAATGTGTTTAGAAACCACATCACCGGAATAATCGGCCAGTACAATGTTTTATATCCAAGTTATTTTACACAGGGATTTCCTAACTCTTCATTTGTGCCTTATAGCAATTACAATGGCGATCAACGTACAGGCCTGGATTTCCAGTTAAATTTCAACAAACGCATTGGTGCTGTTCAGTGGACAATAGGTGCATCAGGTAGCTACTATTCCACCAAAGCCACAAAACGCCCTGATGCTTATACCTATGGAGATCAATATCAATACCGTCAGGGCAAACCACTAGATGCGATTTGGGGCCTGGTGAGTGATGGATTTTATATGAATGCCAGCGAAGTGGCAGCTGCAGATGGCATTAACCAGCCACGGTCTGCATTTGGATCCACTTTAGCCCCGGGTGATATCAGGTACAAAGATCAGAATGGTGATAAAATTATAGACAATCAGGATCAGGTTTACCTTGGGCGGGGGGGATGGTTTGGTGCGCCTCTCACTCTTGGACTAAACCTGACCGCAAAATGGAAGAACTTTACCTTTTTTGTATTAGGTACAGGTCGCTTCGGTGCTTCGGCCATGAAAAGTGACAATTACTTCTGGGTAAATGGAAGTGATAAATACTCTTCAGTGGTACGTAACCGATGGACAGAGGCCACCCAGAATACCGCAACGTTTCCACGATTGACCACCCAGAACGGGGATAACAATTTCAGGGCATCTGATTTCTGGATGTATCGTACAGACCGGTTTGATTTGTCGAAAGTTCAGGTCTCTTACACGATTTCCGACAAGCTGCTTAAAAGTAAGGTACTGAAAGAGCTGGGGGTCTATGTGGCCGGTTTTAACCTGTTGACGGTTGCGAAGGAGCGGGAAATAATGGAGATGAATTTTGGAGGTGCCCCACAGACCAGGTTGTACAATCTGGGCGTAAAGGCAATGTTTTAA
- a CDS encoding glycoside hydrolase 43 family protein has translation MKKFVVPMAFFAVIFLCHQVFAQQQKAQNPVIFADVPDMSMVRVGDAYYMSSTTMHMSPGVPIMKSKDLINWKIVSYAYDTLENVDALNLTNGKNAYGHGTWASSIRYHKGTFYVSTFAQTTGKTYIYTTKDIEKGLWKVSAFRPGLHDHSLFFDDNGKVYMVYGGGKIRLVELKSDLSGVNTDVPERIIIENASLPSGENIGLPAEGSQLFKVKGKYYLFNITWPKGGMRTVVVHRADKITGPYDGKTSLQDLGVAQGGLIDKPNGEWFAYLFRDFGAVGRIPYLVPVKWQDGWPVLGTNGKVPETLDLPMSKGLMPGIVASDDFNRKNGEPDLPLVWQWNHQPDAGLWSVKKRAGYLRLTTGKIDSNFLQARNTLTQRTIGPFSSGTTAVDVAMMKDGDLAGLGILQKNYGLVGVSVEGNSRYMVIIDAGTGKPIEKERVQLEQDKIYFKIDCDFSQKRDLASFFYSLDGKVWKTIGNPMKMAYTIPHFMGYRFALFNYARKQTGGYADFDYFHISDKKSPSN, from the coding sequence ATGAAAAAGTTTGTAGTCCCTATGGCATTTTTTGCTGTAATTTTTCTATGCCATCAGGTCTTTGCTCAACAGCAAAAGGCACAAAACCCTGTTATTTTTGCAGACGTCCCGGATATGTCCATGGTACGTGTGGGTGATGCGTACTACATGAGCAGCACCACCATGCACATGAGTCCCGGTGTACCGATTATGAAATCTAAAGATCTGATCAACTGGAAAATTGTAAGTTATGCCTATGATACGCTCGAAAATGTTGATGCGCTCAACCTGACAAACGGGAAGAATGCTTATGGTCATGGGACCTGGGCGAGCAGTATCCGTTATCATAAGGGGACCTTCTATGTAAGTACGTTTGCTCAGACTACTGGTAAAACTTATATATATACTACAAAAGATATAGAGAAAGGGCTTTGGAAAGTAAGCGCTTTCAGGCCAGGTTTACATGACCATTCTTTGTTTTTTGATGATAATGGTAAAGTTTACATGGTTTACGGAGGAGGGAAGATCAGACTGGTTGAACTGAAATCTGATCTGTCAGGCGTCAATACTGATGTTCCTGAACGTATCATCATAGAAAATGCCAGCCTCCCATCCGGTGAAAACATTGGTCTGCCTGCAGAAGGTTCTCAATTGTTTAAAGTAAAGGGGAAATATTATCTCTTTAACATTACCTGGCCAAAAGGAGGTATGCGAACTGTAGTCGTTCACAGAGCGGATAAAATCACGGGTCCTTATGATGGCAAAACCAGCTTACAGGATCTGGGAGTGGCTCAGGGTGGATTGATCGACAAGCCAAATGGAGAATGGTTCGCTTATCTTTTTCGTGATTTCGGTGCTGTAGGTAGAATTCCTTATTTAGTGCCGGTGAAATGGCAGGATGGCTGGCCGGTATTGGGTACCAATGGCAAAGTTCCGGAAACACTGGATTTACCGATGAGTAAAGGGCTGATGCCGGGAATTGTGGCTTCTGATGATTTTAACCGTAAGAATGGCGAGCCTGATCTGCCATTGGTCTGGCAATGGAACCATCAACCGGATGCCGGTCTTTGGTCGGTGAAAAAAAGAGCGGGATACTTAAGGTTAACGACTGGAAAAATTGACAGTAACTTTTTGCAGGCCCGAAATACTTTAACTCAACGTACCATCGGTCCCTTTTCTTCAGGAACTACCGCTGTTGATGTCGCTATGATGAAGGATGGTGATCTTGCAGGCTTAGGTATTTTGCAGAAAAATTATGGGCTGGTTGGGGTTAGCGTAGAAGGGAATTCCAGATACATGGTCATCATTGACGCAGGTACCGGTAAACCCATCGAAAAGGAACGGGTACAGCTTGAACAGGATAAAATCTATTTTAAAATAGATTGTGATTTTTCTCAAAAGCGGGACCTGGCCAGCTTCTTTTACAGTCTTGACGGAAAGGTTTGGAAAACAATAGGAAACCCAATGAAAATGGCTTATACCATTCCTCATTTTATGGGCTACCGTTTTGCATTGTTTAACTATGCCAGAAAGCAAACAGGGGGCTATGCTGATTTTGATTACTTCCATATTTCGGATAAGAAATCTCCTTCAAACTAA
- a CDS encoding TonB-dependent receptor, with product MEKNTKVGNAVCHKYCGYQQLLPVMYLSLMMIFLFMGTAAAQQRKTIKGTVKDEQQNPLSGATITVKGTNVKTQANLSGTFSIEVPADRNILTIGYIGMKTQDVSIEGKTTISVVMKDDKAQLGEVVVVGYGTQKKESVVGAITQTTSEVLERTGGVSSLGAALTGNLPGVITTASSGMPGEEDPQILIRGRSTWNNANPLILVDGVERSMNNIDIATVASVSVLKDASATAVFGVKGANGVILITTKRGREGKAEIRAAANTVVKAASKLPGKLDSYDMFKVRNRTIEYELALAPGAWNSYLPEDIMRKYRSPANLQEAERYPNVDWVNTLFRDNAMSYNANLNISGGTPFVKYFSSVDYLDEGDLFKRFKNNRGYDGGYSFKRLNVRSNLDFQLTPSTVFRANIAGSRGLSERPWIDVNPYNTWTAAYSAAPNLYLPVYSDGTWGYYKPNEQQSLNSARILATTGLQQITTSRITTDFTVDQNLSALLKGLSVKGTLSIDNTFIENERGIDDRNNGTLSKYIDPETGVVSYSQTKDAATELEWTESTRWASRAGNVNDGATFRRMFSQLQLNYATTIADKHDVTAMGLWSRDESAIGSIIPSYREDWVFRTTYSYAGKYSVEYNGAYNGSEKFGPAYRFEFFSSGGLGWMISQENFMKPLKFINRLKLRGSYGAIGDDGGAPRFAFLTNWAFGGKTPLGITGEAAEQSPYNWYRETGVGNPNVRWERVVKKNIALEFGFFEDMLSGSIDFFQDDRSDILTGTNRAVPSYYGAQPSTFNVGKVQSRGFEVDLRFSKKINNNLRVWTNINFTHAKNKVIDADVAELLPLYSKPIDKQIGQAYSYVSQGYYNTWDELYASTMHNANDHQKIPGNYQLIDYNADGIIDANDNIPYGYSGAPQNTYNATLGVDWKGFSVFAQFYGVNNVTRQVVLGSFAGKNTVAYDEGTYWSKDNTNADGPMPRWESTPAGFYTADRYMYDASYLRLKNAEIAYTFRQNWVKKAGVSSLRVFVNGNNLYVWTKMPDDREANYQGAGGQSWASQGAYPTVKRYNFGVNITF from the coding sequence ATGGAAAAAAACACCAAGGTGGGTAATGCTGTGTGCCACAAATATTGTGGGTATCAGCAGCTGTTACCTGTAATGTACCTCAGCTTAATGATGATCTTTCTTTTTATGGGGACCGCTGCCGCACAGCAACGGAAAACCATAAAGGGAACGGTAAAAGATGAGCAACAAAATCCACTTAGCGGAGCCACCATTACCGTCAAAGGAACGAATGTTAAAACGCAGGCCAATTTAAGCGGAACGTTTTCAATAGAGGTCCCTGCTGATAGAAACATACTTACTATAGGATATATTGGGATGAAGACCCAGGATGTCAGTATTGAGGGTAAAACGACCATAAGCGTGGTCATGAAAGATGATAAAGCACAACTGGGTGAGGTGGTGGTGGTCGGCTACGGAACACAGAAGAAAGAAAGTGTTGTCGGGGCAATTACACAGACAACCAGTGAGGTGCTGGAAAGAACTGGTGGCGTGTCCAGCCTTGGGGCAGCCCTGACAGGAAATTTGCCGGGCGTAATTACTACCGCAAGTTCAGGAATGCCGGGCGAAGAAGATCCTCAGATCCTGATCCGCGGACGCAGTACCTGGAACAATGCAAACCCGCTGATTCTGGTAGATGGAGTGGAACGCTCCATGAACAACATTGATATCGCCACAGTAGCTTCAGTTTCTGTATTAAAGGATGCGTCTGCTACTGCTGTATTTGGAGTGAAGGGCGCAAACGGAGTCATCCTGATCACTACCAAAAGAGGACGTGAAGGCAAAGCAGAAATCAGGGCAGCTGCCAATACCGTGGTGAAAGCTGCCTCTAAACTTCCTGGAAAACTCGACTCTTACGACATGTTTAAGGTGCGTAACCGTACCATAGAATACGAACTGGCACTGGCACCAGGAGCCTGGAATTCTTATCTTCCTGAAGATATCATGCGTAAATACCGGTCGCCGGCAAATTTGCAGGAAGCCGAACGCTATCCAAATGTGGATTGGGTCAATACCTTGTTTCGCGACAATGCGATGTCTTACAATGCCAATCTGAACATCAGCGGCGGAACCCCTTTTGTAAAATACTTTTCTTCAGTGGATTACCTGGATGAGGGTGATCTTTTCAAAAGGTTCAAGAACAACCGGGGCTATGACGGAGGCTATAGTTTCAAAAGATTGAATGTGCGCAGTAACCTGGATTTTCAGTTGACACCTTCCACCGTATTCAGGGCAAATATAGCTGGCTCCAGAGGCCTTTCAGAAAGACCCTGGATAGACGTAAATCCTTACAACACCTGGACTGCAGCGTATTCTGCTGCTCCTAACCTTTATCTGCCCGTTTATTCAGACGGAACCTGGGGATACTATAAGCCCAATGAACAACAAAGCCTTAACTCGGCAAGAATATTGGCTACCACAGGGCTTCAGCAAATTACAACTTCCCGCATTACGACCGATTTTACCGTCGACCAGAACCTTAGCGCATTACTGAAAGGACTGAGTGTTAAAGGTACTCTATCTATTGATAATACTTTCATCGAGAATGAACGAGGCATTGACGATCGGAATAACGGTACACTCAGTAAATATATTGATCCTGAAACCGGGGTAGTATCTTATTCACAAACTAAAGATGCTGCTACCGAGTTGGAATGGACGGAAAGTACCAGGTGGGCGAGCAGGGCCGGTAATGTAAACGATGGGGCTACCTTTCGCAGAATGTTCTCTCAGTTGCAATTGAATTATGCAACCACTATCGCGGATAAACATGATGTGACAGCAATGGGATTGTGGAGCCGTGATGAAAGTGCCATCGGAAGTATTATTCCGTCTTATCGTGAGGATTGGGTATTTCGTACCACCTATAGTTATGCCGGTAAATACAGCGTCGAATACAACGGGGCTTACAATGGATCTGAGAAATTCGGACCGGCTTATCGTTTCGAGTTCTTTTCTTCAGGAGGACTTGGCTGGATGATCTCTCAGGAGAATTTTATGAAGCCCTTAAAGTTCATCAACAGGCTCAAATTGCGCGGATCATACGGGGCAATTGGTGATGATGGCGGTGCGCCAAGGTTTGCATTTTTAACCAATTGGGCATTCGGTGGTAAAACTCCGCTGGGGATTACAGGCGAAGCTGCAGAACAAAGTCCTTATAACTGGTACAGGGAAACTGGCGTAGGTAATCCGAACGTTCGTTGGGAACGGGTCGTGAAAAAGAACATTGCGCTGGAATTTGGATTTTTCGAAGACATGCTTAGCGGAAGTATTGATTTCTTTCAGGATGACCGTAGTGACATTCTTACCGGTACAAACCGCGCGGTTCCATCATACTATGGGGCACAGCCATCTACATTTAATGTGGGAAAAGTCCAGTCAAGAGGATTTGAAGTTGACCTCCGTTTCAGTAAAAAAATAAACAATAACCTGCGGGTGTGGACAAATATCAATTTCACCCATGCCAAGAACAAGGTGATTGATGCGGATGTGGCTGAACTGTTACCGCTCTATTCGAAACCTATCGATAAACAGATTGGCCAAGCCTATTCTTATGTGAGCCAGGGCTATTACAATACCTGGGATGAACTTTATGCGAGTACCATGCACAATGCAAATGATCATCAGAAAATTCCGGGAAATTATCAGCTCATCGATTATAATGCGGATGGGATCATTGATGCCAATGACAATATTCCTTACGGTTATTCCGGAGCCCCTCAAAATACTTATAACGCAACATTGGGTGTCGACTGGAAAGGCTTTAGTGTATTTGCACAGTTTTATGGGGTTAATAATGTGACCCGTCAGGTGGTGCTCGGATCCTTTGCAGGGAAAAATACAGTTGCTTACGACGAAGGCACTTACTGGTCTAAGGACAATACCAATGCCGATGGTCCGATGCCGCGCTGGGAATCAACACCAGCCGGGTTTTATACGGCCGACAGGTATATGTATGATGCCTCTTACCTGCGGTTAAAAAATGCAGAGATCGCTTATACTTTCAGACAGAATTGGGTCAAAAAAGCGGGCGTTTCAAGCTTACGGGTATTTGTAAATGGAAATAACCTGTACGTATGGACTAAAATGCCTGATGACCGGGAGGCCAATTACCAGGGAGCAGGCGGTCAAAGCTGGGCTTCTCAGGGCGCTTACCCTACGGTAAAGCGCTATAATTTCGGTGTTAATATCACCTTCTAA
- a CDS encoding endo-1,4-beta-xylanase produces the protein MRKIVLILLGCLSTVLITSYTNYTSETIPLKDVFKGKFHIGVALNTRQIWGRDTNALKIVKTHFNSVVAENCMKSMSLQPREGQFQFRDADQFVEFAAQNNMFTIGHTLIWHSQAPRWFFVDEHGNEVSREVLIERMKNHITTVVSRYKGRIKGWDVVNEAILDDGSFRKSKFYTIIGEDFIRLAFEFAHAADPQAELYYNDFSMSLEGKRNGVVSMINKLKKQGVRVTGIGMQGHVGLDYPKISDFEKSMLAFSGTGAKVMITELDVTVLPNPRRNTGADINQNYEYKKAINPYIDGLPDAVEAKLQDRYLDFFRLFLKHHDKISRVTVWGVTDGDSWLNNWPVFGRKDYPLLFDRQYKAKPFVEMISRISTKK, from the coding sequence ATGAGAAAAATTGTTTTGATTTTATTGGGCTGTCTGTCCACAGTTTTAATTACTTCGTATACAAATTATACGTCTGAAACCATTCCGCTCAAAGATGTTTTCAAAGGAAAATTTCACATAGGCGTTGCCTTAAATACCCGGCAAATATGGGGCAGGGATACCAATGCTTTAAAAATAGTAAAAACACATTTTAATTCTGTCGTAGCTGAAAACTGCATGAAGAGCATGTCGCTTCAGCCAAGGGAAGGCCAGTTTCAGTTCAGAGATGCCGATCAGTTTGTCGAATTTGCAGCGCAAAACAATATGTTTACCATTGGACATACCTTAATATGGCATTCCCAGGCACCCAGGTGGTTTTTTGTGGATGAGCATGGAAATGAGGTATCCAGGGAGGTGCTGATAGAAAGAATGAAAAATCATATCACCACTGTGGTTTCCCGATATAAAGGACGTATAAAAGGCTGGGATGTGGTAAATGAGGCAATATTAGACGACGGGTCCTTTAGAAAAAGTAAGTTTTATACCATTATCGGGGAGGACTTTATACGTCTGGCATTTGAATTCGCTCATGCTGCCGATCCGCAGGCAGAACTCTATTACAATGATTTCTCGATGTCGCTGGAAGGAAAACGCAATGGTGTAGTCAGCATGATCAATAAATTGAAAAAACAGGGGGTAAGAGTTACAGGCATAGGGATGCAGGGCCATGTGGGACTTGATTATCCGAAAATCAGTGACTTTGAGAAAAGTATGCTGGCATTTTCAGGTACGGGTGCCAAAGTGATGATCACAGAACTTGACGTCACAGTTTTGCCCAATCCAAGGCGAAATACCGGCGCTGATATCAACCAGAATTACGAATATAAAAAGGCGATTAATCCTTACATCGATGGTTTGCCAGATGCTGTAGAAGCGAAATTACAGGATCGTTACCTGGACTTCTTCAGGTTATTTTTAAAGCATCATGATAAAATAAGCAGGGTTACCGTCTGGGGAGTTACGGATGGCGATTCCTGGTTAAATAACTGGCCTGTATTTGGGCGCAAAGATTATCCTTTGTTGTTTGACCGACAATATAAAGCAAAGCCATTTGTCGAAATGATCTCCCGGATCTCAACAAAGAAATAA